A window of Hordeum vulgare subsp. vulgare chromosome 5H, MorexV3_pseudomolecules_assembly, whole genome shotgun sequence genomic DNA:
CGCTGTGGGAGAAGGCAACGACGGCGGGCCACTCACGCTTGGAGTTGGACTCGGCGTTGAGCAGCACGTCGATCCCCcgttgccgcgccgccgccgccaccaccgtgtcGTTGCCGACGTCGAGCCCCACCATGCTCATCGTGGCGGTGGCGGCGATGGCGGCTGGTTGGCCGGGAATTGGGTTCCGGATTCGATCTATGCGGCGAGGGGGTCGGCTCGGGAGGGAATGGGATTTTAGGGTGGGTGGGTGCGGGTGTGGGGGCTGGTGCGCCGGAGGGGTGCAGGCCGCGCGCGCCGGGGTgggcgaggaggtggaggtggagcacggtcagCCTTCGTTGAATTTGGTAACTGCACACCGTCGTGGTGCATGGTTGGTGGAAGGCCGTTAGATTGTAATTTGTTGATTAATTGTGTGGTGGTGATTGGTGTTTGTTTTTATGTGTCTAATAGCTGTGTGTACTTAGAAAAGTTCTCGTTTGatcttttattagtagtataTATAAGGTAAGATGCTATTTCGAAAAGTTTTATAAGGCCAACATGGATTTTGCACTTCTtcaaataagaaaaatatattgCCGGTCCATCGAACCTGCAAGTAAATAAGGAAATATATTGCAGCTTTATTATTATCCCTTCTTAAACGTCCTATGCATTCGGACGTAgggagtttttttttctttttcttttgacgtAGGGAGTAGTAACACACACGCTTATTCATATGCTTATTGGTTTGCCGGCCCAGCAAGCTGTTTTCCTGCACTTATTTCTGGGTAATGCCTGGTTTGGAACGTAGGAAATAagataataataacaataataataatatacacAAAGCGTAAAGTAACATCGAGGGAAACAAGCTTGACGCGATATATGGGATATGTGTGTAGGACAACTGGAGGCATTCACACCGGAATACACGAACCCTTCCAAATGGCAGCTTAAGAAAAAGGGCCTTGAAAGCTGAAATAGAAAAATATTCAAGCATTGTCCAAGCCTCCTCACAGCATCTACATCAGCACCCTTCAAATCCGGTCTCTCAAACATCCACGGATGCGTCCGGACTCGTTCGTGGACACTGACCGGTCACGCCTCAAATATTGTACTTCACATCCGAACATCTTATATTAGGATCACCAAATTCATACAAAAAAAATACATAAAATGAAACCTACGTACTAAGTACAACATATCTACTCCTTTCGGAGATGTCTACGATCTTCGTGCCCTCCGGGGGATAAATAGCCGCCTGCCGCAGCTTCGCCCCCTCCGGGGGATAAATAGCCGCCTGCCGCAGCTTCGCCCCCTCCGGTTGCTCCGCTCCGGCCTCCTCCGCCTCAATCTCCGCGTCCAGCTCTTAGAAGAGGGCATCGGtgatgaggacatggctaccttggatacgaacaaaaatatttcatatttgcatatttgcgaggtgatttcttataataattatgcaataattttgatgttatccggaacaaaaatacttcacctatttttattCCATGCCTAAATGAAGAATTGTTGAACGCTTGCACGACCCACGTGTGAAGATAAAGGAAGAGGAAATGATTAAAtgttgttcaagaagtcctcTGACATCAAAGGAAATTGATTATGagctgttcaagaagttctctcgtgtcacttttagcccaagagaaggtaAAGTCCAAGCCTCTCACGTTCTATACTCAGATTCAGACTGCACATACATACCAGTCTCAAAACGTCTACAACGTtttcatacggactccgaattgggtgattATTTTTTATTGGAAAGTAGATTTTATGTACGTTCCaacccaattggaatcaccttaaaATTCATTCGGAGCATGGAGATATTGACGAAACAATCTTAAGTTGCACCAGAATCTGAGTCAaactccaaaggtgttgcattaCCTCCAtttaagcccataggcattgtacgacctaggtttagttttaggctgccttggaacGACCTCCCACCTACTTGGCTGTCACCCCTTGCTTCTGTATAAGTAGATCAATCTAGTAGTTTTTTTTTCGTtgagatttgtttagttaaaagttagcccttgcaacttcgtgtacttcgtttgtgttcaACGACCAGACCAAGACCGTTTTCGGATCCCcttccttatcaatacttcatatacATTTGCAATATTCAGTttgcttttatcatattcttgcctgttcttcgattgcttgcaggaagagaccttcgtgatcaggttgatcgtgctccagaGTGGTCAATAACATCttagagttggtttagcgattgctaagacgCAATGTCGTGTacatttgtagtcggatcgtcaaagtcctcTCCACCAAAtggatagccaccatctcatcgaaagaccggGACACCCTCATCTATATCAGTCGGCCTCCGCATGCCTCTGCCGGATGAGCCGGCGGTTCGCCTCCACCTCGGCCTCATTCCAGATAGAATCCAGGATGGCCTGCTGCCCCGACATCTCCTCCGATTGGGCGACGGCGAACTCCGTCTCCGCCCCCACCATGCTCAAGCCGGGAGCATCCTCCTCCTCCGATTGGGCGATGGCGAACTCCGCCTCCGCGCCCGCCATGCTCAAGCCgggagcctcctcctcctccgattgGGCGATGGCGAACTCCGCCTCCGCCCCTGCCATGCTCAGGCCGGGAGCATCCTCCTCCTCCGATAGGGCGATGGCGAACTCCGCCTCCGTCCCCGCCATGCTCAAGTCgggagcctcctcctcctccgattgGGCGATGGCGAACTTCGCCTCCGCCCCTGCCATGCTCAACCCgggagcctcctcctcctcttgctgcTGCCGctcgtccacctcctcctccttcatcccTCGCGAGTCCGGAGGGAGACCCGCAGCGATGCGGGCGGCGCGGCGAGCCTGGATCTCCGCCTAGATTTGAAGACGGTGCTCCTGAGCGAGCTGCGCGTATGTGGTGATGAGCCGTCGGACCATCCTCACGGAGAGGAAACTGTAGATGAGGCGGACGGGCTTGAGTGGTGGCGGAGAGAAGGATGAGGCGGATGAGCTAGGGCTGGGGGCGCCGACCAGCTTAAATAGTCGGCCCCGACCTCTGGCTGGGAGCCAGAGCGGCGCCACGCGGCGTTCACATCGTGTCGACAATCAAGACGCCCGTCGGACCGTTGGGTTTCCCGGCGAGTGCGCGTGGGGCCAAGCTGTTAGTCCGATCTGACGGGCGTGCCCGAGCGCGCCCGGCtcccccatatccgccccatatttgaaCTGGAAATGGGGGGTGCCGGTTAGCTCGGAGGTTCGAGGCCGATATTAGTATTCCGTCTGAATTGATTTTTTTATGACCGAACAGTAACCGGATGGTCTGCCGAACGTTTGAGAAAGATATGAGAGGTCCCACTGTAAATGCTCTCACGTAGAGTACGCACTTCGTCTTGCAGCTGTGGGGACAAGACTTGGTATTTTACTGATTATTAAAGAAAAAGTGAGAATTGTTCAGATAATTGGCGGGAAACCTGGCTAAAACATATTTATATCGTTTTTTTTTCATGTAAACGTGCATGGATTCTTTGCCCCCGATGGCCCCATCTTTTCCGGTCCAATCCACGGCCATAACTATCTTTTGGATTCACCCATTACTAGCAACTCCATTAATCagtccagctccagcacgtcacaTATTAACACGAacggtcaaagggggctcctcagTACCCAAAGTTCCCAACGTTCGGAAAAATCAAAACAGCCTGGCCGGCGTACGTTACTAAAACCCTGCACGCGTCCAAATTATGAAACGAAATGCgttccatcttctcctcctcttgaAGAAAAACGCACCAAAAATCAAGAGAAATCAGGTCCATCCAGCACGAGCCCAGATCGCGCGTCGCCAGCTGTGAAGAAGCATAGCATAGgttcccgcaaaaaaaaaaaaacaaaaaaaaaaaccaTAGCATAGGGATCCGGTAGGCTGGCCCCACTACTGCAAGATCATAATCCCAAGAGGAAAAAAAGGCATCCTAATtagtgaaaaaaaagagaaaaaaaaaggggccCTAGTCGCCCGAACGTTTGTTTGCCTCCCCGGGATTGGTTACCGACCGTTGGCTTGCCCTCCCTCCCTCGTGCCAATCACGCATCGAACCCGACCGGCGGAGAAAAAACCAAAAGGGAGCAGCATGGCCGTCACGTTGCCCGGGAACGCACCCCCAGGGCCAGCCAGTTCATCGTCGCCGGCCCCAGCCGGCCGTCCGTCCGTTGCCCGTCGGGCGGTCAGGATGAGTCGAACGTTGGGCTTTTAATCACTAATAATAATCTAATCGGCGCGAGTACGTGAGCCCAGCTGCGCTTTCGCTGCGTCCCTGTCCGCGTGCCGTTTCTGCGCCGATCAATGAAGGAAATGCTTCTATAAAATCACACTCCCCAACTGCTGCTCCATCCATCAATCATCCCATCCCGTACCTAGCCGttgcccgccccgccccgccccatcttcttcctcctcctccggcctcgccTTCCTCCCGCCATTGTTGCTTGCTTCGATTGCTTGCTTTGCCAGACTGCAAGTGGTGGCCGGGTGTCAAGTGGGAGAATCCTGCAAGAAAGGTAGATCAGATAGGTGGTGGAGCAAGCGGTGGATAGGCTCGGGCGTTGGGGCGTCGCTGTCGGGCTCAGATCCGACCTGACTCATCGCCGTCGTCCTCAGCCGCATACCGGTCACCGTCGCTTCTAATCTCCGGTAAGTAAGCAGCTTAACTTAACCACCCCGCCGCTATTTATACCCCCTTTCCAGTCCCCCTGCAGACCAACACACACCGTTGCTTCCTTCTTTCAATCTACCAAATCGTCTTCCCGCTGCCGCGTCCCCCTCCTCCTTGATTAACTGCCTTCGTTTTCGACCGCGCATGCTGGGTGTCATGGGGAGCAAGCTGCTAGCCAAAGTAAGTTCGGGAATGAGTTCGTCAGTTCGGTCGCAGGGCCGGATAAATTAGGCAGGGTCCTTGACGGCCGCACACCTTTGCTGGCTCTTGTTTCGGACCATTGCCGTTGGTGCCGTTGAGATGCGATGGCTGCTGCGGCGCCTCGCTCTCGGCCGTCCCCGTTGTTTTCAGTTCGGCGGCCTTTGACGGAACAAGGTAGCTAGGCGGCTCGCCGGATGATTGCCAAAGTATGCAAAGGCGGGCGGGCCGGTGGAGGAGCGGAGCAGAGGACGACAGCTTCGGTTGCATTGCATTGGCGGCTTCCGTTTTGCATGACCGACCTCATCTCAAACCCCAACCACTCCTTGATGATCGATGGACGATCCTTATCGGCTTATCGCCGTCGCCAGCCCGGGTTATATAATGGGGGAGGAGATGGGCAGGGAGGAGCGCACGCCTCGTCGTCGTCCCCTCTCCTTCCCATCCACCGTAGCTACCACCATCTATCCTACCCCGTTGCCGCCGTGCCGGTGCCACACGACCACCACCGCCATTTCTGGTAAGAGACTCATTCAAGCCAGCGAGCCACGGTGGTTTCTTTTCTTGCGACCTCGTCTAGCGTCTCGTGCCAAAAAACGGGGCGTGTCTTGTGTGAAAAACCGAAAAAAAAGCAGCGTGTCTCTTGCTGGAGGCAATGAGTGCGTGCTTGGGCTCCAACTGTTTGTCCAAGGGCGCCGGCCATTCACGCGGGTTGGATTTTTCTCAAGCGAGGTTCCAAAATTTCCAATCGGTTGCAACAAACGCATTGAATTTGGGTGTTTCATCACCCCAGCACTTCACCCCCAACCCCCACCTCCTCTCCCTCATACGAATAGTGCTCTGCTCTGCCGCGGTACTCTACTCATAAACATCATCCCCCTGTTCTTGCCAGCGCTCATACGTTTCTGCAGCATTTGCTTGCTGTAGCTCCTGCTGCTGCtggcctcttcttcctcctccgcttgCCTCTGGTGATTACACTTCTTCATGGCTCCCTTCTTCCATGTCTGCTGCTTGGAACCTACCACCAATATTTAGTTTTTCCCATTCTTTTGTCATTGTTGGATTGCGATTTGGAGGTGTAGATTTTTATAGTATCCCATTAGACGTCCTTGCACGCTTTAATCTGTTAGTAGCAGCACTATTTTCAGTACAGGACCGCGAACTCTGCAAGCAAAACATGCTGCTCTGCTCTGCTCAGCTCTGCTCTGCCAAAGTAAGCAACGGAAAACAACGCCTAAACCAACGTCCCACTCCCACGGTCGCAACTTGCGACTAAACAAACCATTCTGCCGGTGGTTGCCAAAGATAATCCACACGCGATGATGCCCCGGCACGGTCCGATGCCATGGCTCCTCGCATCACTGATCCTCGGCGCCCCGGGCTCCTCTCGCCGCTGACTGCAACCGTTGACCCTTGGCAACGCCATGGCGGACGGCGCCGACGGGCTTGCCTGCCGACTCCGGTCAGGCGTCCTCGCGCCGCTGGAAGACCGTCTCGCAGCGATTCTCATCACGTCGCTGCAATGTTTCGCGCAGGTCAGGAGGCTCCTCCCCCCGCTCCTGCGCCGGCACAGGATGGCGCTGCTCACGGCCCCCGCGGTGTTCGCCGCGCTCCTGCTCTTCTGGGCCGTGCTCGGCGGCACGGACGCCGACTACGTGCTCTACAAGGACGCCACCAAGCCCGTGGAGGACCGCGTCGCCGACCTCCTGGGGAGGATGACGCTGGCGGAGAAGATCGGGCAGATGACCCAGATCGAGCGGCTCGTGGCCACGCCGGACGTGCTCCGGGACAACTTCATCGgcagcctgctcagcggcggcggcAGCGTGCCGCGCAAGGGGGCCACGGCCAAGGAGTGGCAGGACATGGTGGACGGCTTCCAGAAGGCCTGCATGTCCACGCGGCTCGGCATCCCCATGATCTACGGCATCGACGCCGTCCACGGCCAGAACAACGTCTACGGCGCCACTATCTTCCCCCACAACGTCGGCCTCGGCGCCACCCGGGACCCGTACCTCGTGAAGAGGATCGGCGAGGCCACCGCGCTCGAAGTCAGAGCCACCGGCATCCAGTACGCCTTCGCGCCTTGCATCGCGGTGAGTCTTACTTTCTCTCTTGCACAACAATGTCGGCTGCATTTCGAATTTTGGATCTCGGCAGTGCTGTGCTGAAATCAATTGCTGTTCTTGAACAGGTGTGCAGAGATCCGAGATGGGGGCGGTGCTATGAGAGCTACAGCGAGGATCGCCGGATCGTGCAGTCCATGACGGAGCTCATCCCCGGCCTGCAGGGCGACGTCCCCAAGGACTTCACCAGCGGCATGCCCTTCGTCGCCGGAAAGTAAGATCCAGTTCATGAAGCATGTGATTGATGAGCTCACATTTTGTGTAGAACTCACATGTGATTGATGAGAGTACAAATTTTGTGTTGAATGCAGGAACAAGGTGGCTGCATGCGCGAAGCATTTTGTGGGCGACGGCGGCACGGTGGACGGCATCAACGAGAACAACACCATCATCAACCGTGAGGGCCTGATGAACATCCACATGCCGGCGTACAAGAACGCCATGGACAAGGGCGTCTCCACCGTCATGATCTCCTACTCCAGCTGGAACGGGGTCAAGATGCACGCCAACCAAGACCTCGTCACCGGATACCTCAAGGACACGCTCAAATTCAAGGTaagaaaaaaatcaaatcaaattcAAGTTGAGCTGCTCTTCACTGCTTGGATTCTTCATATGTTCAGATGCTCATGGCCTTTGTGGCATCTTCTTAACTTTCAGGGCTTCGTGATCTCAGACTGGGAGGGCATTGACAGGATCACCACCCCTGCCGGATCTGACTACTCCTACTCGGTCAAGGCTTCCATTCTTGCCGGCCTTGACATGGTAAGCAGACAGAACTAACTTTCCCTGTGATTGCAACAATGTTGCTTGATGAATTGATGCCGATCATGATGTTGATGTTCGTTATTCTTGTGATGCTGCAGATCATGGTGCCGAACAACTACCAGCAGTTCATCAGCATCCTGACCGGCCATGTCAACGGCGGCGTCATCCCCATGAGCAGGATCGACGATGCCGTGACCCGGATCCTGCGGGTCAAGTTCACCATGGGTCTCTTCGAGAACCCCTACGCTGACCCTGCCATGGCCGAGCAGCTAGGAAAGCAGGTACTGATCAAGCTCTCATGCTGTACTTGGTTGGCATGGTGATTCTGAACTCTGAAAGTCTGAACTTTCCTACTCGATCTGGAATGCAGGAGCACAGGGAtttggcgagggaggcggcgaggaAGTCGCTGGTGCTGCTGAAGAACGGCAAGACTTCGACCGACGCGCCGCTTCTGCCGCTGCCCAAGAAGGCGCCCAAGATCCTGGTCGCCGGGAGCCACGCCGACAACCTGGGCTACCAGTGCGGCGGCTGGACCATCGAGTGGCAGGGCGACACGGGCCGCACCACCGTGGGCACCACCATCTTGGAGGCGGTGAAGGCGGCCGTGGACCCGTCGACGGTCGTGGTGTTCGCCGAGAACCCCGACGCGGAGTTCGTCAAGAGCGGCGGCTTCTCCTACGCCATCGTTGCCGTGGGCGAGCACCCGTACACGGAGACCAAGGGCGACAACCTGAACCTGACCATCCCGGAGCCCGGCCTGAGCACCGTGCAGGCGGTGTGCGGCGGCGTGCGGTGCGCGACGGTGCTCATCAGCGGGCGGCCCGTGGTGGTGCAGCCGCTGCTGGCCGCCTCCGACGCGCTGGTGGCGGCGTGGCTCCCCGGCTCGGAGGGGCAGGGAGTCACCGACGCGCTGTTCGGCGACTTTGGGTTCACCGGGAGGCTGCCGCGGACGTGGTTCAAGTCGGTGGACCAGCTGCCGATGAACGTCGGCGACGCGCACTACGACCCGCTCTTCCGGCTCGGATACGGCCTCACCACCAACGCGACGAAGAAGTACTAGGTTATTATACTAGACAGCATAATGGAGATAGGAAAACTGGGGACATGAACCGTAGGTTCTTGCTTCCCGCCATGGCTGCCGATCGATTTATTTCGCTCTCGGCCGATATTTCTTACTGTTGCTTACTACTGCTATTCTTTCTTACTGTTGCTGGTTGATCTGGTGTATTCAGTGAGATCTCACTCTGCAAGCAGTATATATCCAATTGACGAGCTATTTTATTCACTGAGGTGCTCGTGTTTTTACCTGTGCTTTGAATGTACAATCACTATCCTCTCTGCCTTGTCAACGAATCGAATTCAGTTGTAATTGGGCCGTGGAAACAGAGAAGTTCCCACATGATGAAGTTCAAGAGCAGAGCAGCAGGGGGGAACCGAGATAAACTTTACCAGTAATAAAATACTTTATTAAACAACATTTTGGAACCAGTGATTCGCTAAGGGCTTCTTCGGTTAATCTCACCAAAAAGGAAATTTAATCCCTCTCAATCCATCCAAACCCCTTCAATTCTAAAAGAACCGAACAAGACCTAATAGAACCGATCCAAAAGGAAAAAATACACCTTCAATATAAACACCACTTCCCTAACTGCTCCTAGTCCACAAAGCTTGGACATTGCGTCCTCTCTAGTCCCACTCACTAGCAAATAGTGCACGAACATCTACTCTTCTTCCCAATAACAAAACTTGCATCCTTTCTACATACAATTTTGAGCAAACAATGAGTTTCAAATTACGATGAATCTGAAGAACAACAGCACAAAAATGGCACTCACTCCGTCCTTCTGGGATGTTTCGGCGTGGCCGAAACGAGGCGCAACACCAACCTCGGATAGTGATCACACTTGATGACCGTTGAGCCCGGTCGACGGGCGGACATGCTACTGCAGCCGGTCGACGAGTGAGATTCAAGCGTCGAGAGGAGGAGGACATACCAAGACGTTGCGTAGAGCGGTCAAGGGAGTTGCATGGTTCGGTCCCCATAGAATCCCTACAAAATGCGCCGACGCCTGGGTGTGTCGAATCCGATGACGGTGGTAGATCCGTCGATTTAGGCATCCGCGGCGACGAGAACCGATCGAATCAAGATGAGGAAGGAGCACGGCGGGTGCTACAAGGGGGCGACGGAGGCAAGTAGGATGGCGCCAGAGTGGATGTGGCACGGGGTGAGAGGGCGACCGAGGTGGGAGAGAAAAATTATTTATTCCATGGGTGAGTGGCCGAATATAGTTTATAGTCCCAGCGACCATGGAGGATTTAGATGATCAATTATGTGCGGTATAAAGAAGGAAGAGTAAAATGTTACTACTCCAAAGATTTTAGGGACCATTTAGATATATAGCTTTAGGTTATGTTTGGTTAAACCTCACGCGaagaggattggaggggattgaggtgAAATTTGACTTACAACGGATTTAATCCTCCTCAATCCACTCCAATCCCCTTCAAACTCATTGCAACCGAACAAGACCTTAGGGACCCAGGTTCGGCAAGTCTCACCTGCCATATGAACAAAGACAActttttgttgggtaacgtagcataaattcaaaattttcctacgcatattcagatcttcctatggagagaccagcaacgagaaggggttgagtgcatcttcatacctttggagatcactaagcggaagcgttactagaaagcggttgatggagtcgtactcgcggtgattcagatcgcggtgagattccgatctagtgccgaactacgacacctccgcgttcaacacacgtgcagcccggtgacgtctcccgcaccttgatccaacaaggacgaGGGAGAgagtggggaagaactccagcagcacgacggtgtggtgtcgatggagagacgaggtatcccggcagggcttcgccaagcatcggcagagaggaggagaaacaagggcacggctgcgccgagggagagggaaaagtatgtaccccaatggccaaaagtgcccactatttataggaggaggggaggcggggtgccacccctagggttcgcaccctaggtggtgcggcagccccccagatgggaggtgcagcggccagggcagggaggaggggtggtgcacccctctggtgggttttaggcccacctgcgctagggttccccccctctcccctcttcatgCGCCATGGACTGAGTGGgggggcaccagcccacctacgggctggttcccttctccacttggcccatctagcctcccggggtcgttgccccccttcggtggacccccggggccacctccggtggtcccggtacgttactggtgatgcgcgaaacacttccggtgtccgaaaccatccgtcctatatatcaatctttacctccggaccattccggagctcctcgtgacgtccggatctcatccgggactccgaacaacttttgataacctcgtataacaattccctataaccctagcgtcatcgaaccttaagtgtgtagaccctacgggttcgggagacaggtagacatgaccgagacacctctctggccaataaccatcagcggggtctggatacccatggtggctcccacatgctccacgatgatctcatcggatgaaccacgatgtcaaggattcaatcaatcccgtatacaattccctttgtatgtcggtatagaacttgcccgagattcgatcgtcggtatacctataccttgttcaatcttgttaccggtaagtctctttactcgttccgtagcacgtcatcgtgtgactaactccttagtcacattgagctcatgatgatgttctaccgagtgggcccagagatacctctccgtcacacggagtgacaaatcccgatctcgattcgtgccaacccaacagatactttcggaggtacccgtagtgcacctttatagtcacccagttacgttgtgacgtttgatacacccaaagcactcctacggtatccgggagttgcacaatctcacggtcgaaggaaaagacacttgacattagaaaagctttagcatatgaacaagacGATCTAgttctacgcttaggattgggtcttgtccatcacatcattctcccaatgatgtgatcccattatcaatgacatctaatgcccatgaccaggaaaccgtgatcatctattgactaacgagctagccaactagaggcttgctagggacacattgtgatctatttattcacacatgtattactctttcctgttaatacaattatagcatgaacaatagacgattatcatgaacaaggaaatatgataataaccattttattattgcctctagggcatatttccaacagtctcccacttgcactagagtcaataatctagttacattgtgatgtatcgaacacccatagcattatggtgttgatcatgttttgctcgtggaagaggtttagtcaacgggtctgcaatattcagatccgtgtgtaccttacaaatatctattattccactctggacatggtcctggatggagttgtagcggcgtttgatgtgcttggtcttccggtgaaacctgggctccttggcaatggcaatggccgagtgttatcacagaagagtgtcattggacccgacgcgcttggaaccactccaaggtcggtgatgagctccttcatccaaattccttcatgagccgcgtctgaagcagctatgtactccgcttcacatgtagatgctgccacgacttcttgcttgctgctgcaccagcttactgccccaccattcaaaacatatatgtatccggtctgtgacttagagtcatccggatctgtgtcgaagctggcgtcggcgtaaccctttacgacgagctcttcgtcagctccataaacgagaaacatttccttagtccttttcaggtacttaaggatattcttgaccgatgtcaagtgttccataccgggatcactttggtacctccctaccaaacttatggcaaggtttatatcaggtctggtacacagcatggcatacattagagagcctacggctgaagcgtaggggacataacttatcttctctctatctgctgccgtggtcggcgactgagttttactcaatctcataccttgcaaaactggcaagaaccctttctttgagttttccatattgaacttcttcaatatcttgtcaaggtatgtactttgcgaaagacctatgaggcatctcgatctatctctatagatcttgatgcctaatatgtatgcagcttctccaaggtccttcattgaaaaactcttgctcaaataggcctttatgctctccaacatctctatattattccccatcaataatatgtcatccacatacagtatgaggaaagctacagagctcccactcactttcttgtacaaacaggcttctccgtaaacttgtatgaacccaaacgctttaatcacctcattaaag
This region includes:
- the LOC123452238 gene encoding beta-glucosidase BoGH3B-like isoform X1 → MLGVMGSKLLAKVRRLLPPLLRRHRMALLTAPAVFAALLLFWAVLGGTDADYVLYKDATKPVEDRVADLLGRMTLAEKIGQMTQIERLVATPDVLRDNFIGSLLSGGGSVPRKGATAKEWQDMVDGFQKACMSTRLGIPMIYGIDAVHGQNNVYGATIFPHNVGLGATRDPYLVKRIGEATALEVRATGIQYAFAPCIAVCRDPRWGRCYESYSEDRRIVQSMTELIPGLQGDVPKDFTSGMPFVAGKNKVAACAKHFVGDGGTVDGINENNTIINREGLMNIHMPAYKNAMDKGVSTVMISYSSWNGVKMHANQDLVTGYLKDTLKFKVRKKSNQIQVELLFTAWILHMFRCSWPLWHLLNFQGFVISDWEGIDRITTPAGSDYSYSVKASILAGLDMIMVPNNYQQFISILTGHVNGGVIPMSRIDDAVTRILRVKFTMGLFENPYADPAMAEQLGKQEHRDLAREAARKSLVLLKNGKTSTDAPLLPLPKKAPKILVAGSHADNLGYQCGGWTIEWQGDTGRTTVGTTILEAVKAAVDPSTVVVFAENPDAEFVKSGGFSYAIVAVGEHPYTETKGDNLNLTIPEPGLSTVQAVCGGVRCATVLISGRPVVVQPLLAASDALVAAWLPGSEGQGVTDALFGDFGFTGRLPRTWFKSVDQLPMNVGDAHYDPLFRLGYGLTTNATKKY
- the LOC123452238 gene encoding beta-glucosidase BoGH3B-like isoform X3; protein product: MLGVMGSKLLAKVRRLLPPLLRRHRMALLTAPAVFAALLLFWAVLGGTDADYVLYKDATKPVEDRVADLLGRMTLAEKIGQMTQIERLVATPDVLRDNFIGSLLSGGGSVPRKGATAKEWQDMVDGFQKACMSTRLGIPMIYGIDAVHGQNNVYGATIFPHNVGLGATRDPYLVKRIGEATALEVRATGIQYAFAPCIAVCRDPRWGRCYESYSEDRRIVQSMTELIPGLQGDVPKDFTSGMPFVAGKNKVAACAKHFVGDGGTVDGINENNTIINREGLMNIHMPAYKNAMDKGVSTVMISYSSWNGVKMHANQDLVTGYLKDTLKFKGFVISDWEGIDRITTPAGSDYSYSVKASILAGLDMIMVPNNYQQFISILTGHVNGGVIPMSRIDDAVTRILRVKFTMGLFENPYADPAMAEQLGKQEHRDLAREAARKSLVLLKNGKTSTDAPLLPLPKKAPKILVAGSHADNLGYQCGGWTIEWQGDTGRTTVGTTILEAVKAAVDPSTVVVFAENPDAEFVKSGGFSYAIVAVGEHPYTETKGDNLNLTIPEPGLSTVQAVCGGVRCATVLISGRPVVVQPLLAASDALVAAWLPGSEGQGVTDALFGDFGFTGRLPRTWFKSVDQLPMNVGDAHYDPLFRLGYGLTTNATKKY
- the LOC123452238 gene encoding beta-glucosidase BoGH3B-like isoform X2 produces the protein MALLTAPAVFAALLLFWAVLGGTDADYVLYKDATKPVEDRVADLLGRMTLAEKIGQMTQIERLVATPDVLRDNFIGSLLSGGGSVPRKGATAKEWQDMVDGFQKACMSTRLGIPMIYGIDAVHGQNNVYGATIFPHNVGLGATRDPYLVKRIGEATALEVRATGIQYAFAPCIAVCRDPRWGRCYESYSEDRRIVQSMTELIPGLQGDVPKDFTSGMPFVAGKNKVAACAKHFVGDGGTVDGINENNTIINREGLMNIHMPAYKNAMDKGVSTVMISYSSWNGVKMHANQDLVTGYLKDTLKFKVRKKSNQIQVELLFTAWILHMFRCSWPLWHLLNFQGFVISDWEGIDRITTPAGSDYSYSVKASILAGLDMIMVPNNYQQFISILTGHVNGGVIPMSRIDDAVTRILRVKFTMGLFENPYADPAMAEQLGKQEHRDLAREAARKSLVLLKNGKTSTDAPLLPLPKKAPKILVAGSHADNLGYQCGGWTIEWQGDTGRTTVGTTILEAVKAAVDPSTVVVFAENPDAEFVKSGGFSYAIVAVGEHPYTETKGDNLNLTIPEPGLSTVQAVCGGVRCATVLISGRPVVVQPLLAASDALVAAWLPGSEGQGVTDALFGDFGFTGRLPRTWFKSVDQLPMNVGDAHYDPLFRLGYGLTTNATKKY